The genomic DNA AGTTCTTTTAGATATTATATTATCAATAGAAAATGATGCGTTAGCAGGTATAAATATTAATAAAAAACTTAAAATAGAGATAAAATAATAGTGATTTAAGTATGTTGTTTTATCCATTAACTCTATGTATGTAAAACTTAAAAAGAAAATTATAATTGATAATCTATATTTTAAACCAAGTAATATGCAAATTGATGATATCGAACAGATTAAAAATAAGAAATAAGTATTATTTCCAAGTGGCTCTATCCATTCAAATCCTAAATAAGAAAAATGATATGAGGGAAGTAAATACAATTCATCGATCCAACCCTTAAGCCAAAACCTAAGTAGACTGACAAACATTAAAAGACCAAAAAATATTCTGTAAACAGCTAAAATAGATGAATCTTCATTAGAATGTAAATAGCTGAAAATCTTAGACATTATAATTAATTATTAATCACCGTCAGCATCAATA from Flavobacteriales bacterium TMED191 includes the following:
- a CDS encoding HTTM domain-containing protein produces the protein MSKIFSYLHSNEDSSILAVYRIFFGLLMFVSLLRFWLKGWIDELYLLPSYHFSYLGFEWIEPLGNNTYFLFLICSISSICILLGLKYRLSIIIFFLSFTYIELMDKTTYLNHYYFISILSFLLIFIPANASFSIDNIISKRTYTNVPRWTVDSIKLLISIVYIYAAIAKLNSDWIVDAMPLKIWLSSNYDLPILGYLFQQEWVHYFMSWAGLLYDFSIPFLLYYSRTRLFGFFLVIIFHLLTKVLFPIGMFPYIMIFSSLIFFSGNFHRIVINNFKAFLNRIID